A genome region from Akkermansiaceae bacterium includes the following:
- a CDS encoding nucleoside monophosphate kinase — MPHEVTDSTHATPPADLEIKDAQLIFNRVWKELEDDLGRGNLRFPKELILLGGAPGSGKGTNTDFIRKVRGITAQPIVVSQLLDSPEARKIKAGGGMVGDEEVLRLLLREMLKPEFRDSAVLDGFPRTNVQVECLKMFYDQMVLLRREFSETAQAHFFRQPVFHIMVLFVDEAESIARQLKRGQETLAHNAEIRHAGVGVLEEERATDFDEDLARNRYRTFKEKTYDALVSLKQIFHYHFINAQAPIEVVQQNIIRELEYQSSLELDPRTYDTLRHIPLADEIVVQARQELVNRLDSYQIEHRELFTSVVDFIQEKMMPVIKRYAVTGRATVNTEDALFHDPVALAILIDVYSERGFQAMVDIHRQEIPERVDLATGEISTRLKKVYRITIFFSGSKIRRG, encoded by the coding sequence ATGCCCCACGAAGTGACCGATTCAACCCATGCAACTCCGCCGGCCGACCTTGAGATCAAGGATGCTCAGCTCATTTTCAACCGCGTCTGGAAGGAGCTGGAAGACGATCTGGGGCGCGGGAACCTGCGCTTTCCCAAGGAGTTGATCCTGCTCGGGGGAGCGCCCGGTTCCGGGAAGGGGACGAACACCGATTTCATCCGCAAGGTGCGCGGCATCACTGCCCAGCCCATCGTGGTCAGCCAACTGCTGGACTCGCCGGAGGCGAGGAAAATCAAGGCGGGCGGGGGCATGGTCGGGGATGAGGAGGTGCTGCGCTTGCTTTTGCGGGAGATGCTCAAGCCGGAGTTCCGCGACAGCGCTGTGCTCGATGGATTCCCGCGGACGAACGTGCAGGTGGAGTGCCTCAAGATGTTCTATGACCAGATGGTGCTGCTAAGGCGCGAGTTTTCCGAAACAGCGCAAGCCCATTTCTTCAGGCAGCCGGTGTTCCACATCATGGTGCTGTTCGTGGATGAGGCGGAGAGCATCGCCAGGCAGCTGAAGCGTGGGCAGGAAACCCTGGCCCACAATGCCGAGATCAGGCACGCGGGGGTCGGCGTGCTGGAAGAGGAGCGCGCTACGGATTTCGATGAGGATCTCGCCAGGAACCGCTACCGCACGTTCAAGGAGAAGACCTACGATGCGCTGGTCTCGCTGAAGCAGATCTTCCACTACCATTTCATCAACGCCCAGGCACCCATCGAGGTGGTGCAGCAGAACATCATCCGCGAGCTGGAATACCAGAGCTCGCTGGAGCTTGATCCCCGCACTTACGACACGCTGCGCCACATCCCGCTGGCGGATGAGATCGTCGTGCAGGCGCGGCAGGAACTGGTCAACCGCCTGGACAGCTACCAGATCGAGCACCGCGAGCTGTTCACCAGTGTCGTCGATTTCATCCAGGAAAAGATGATGCCTGTCATCAAGCGCTATGCCGTGACAGGGCGTGCGACCGTGAACACGGAGGACGCTCTTTTCCATGATCCCGTTGCCCTGGCCATCCTCATCGATGTCTATTCGGAGCGCGGCTTCCAGGCGATGGTGGACATCCACCGCCAGGAAATCCCGGAGCGGGTCGATCTCGCGACCGGAGAGATCAGCACTCGGCTGAAAAAGGTCTACCGCATCACGATATTCTTCAGCGGCTCGAAGATAAGGCGCGGCTGA
- a CDS encoding phosphoenolpyruvate carboxykinase (GTP), whose translation MNTQGTSYKELQIWVDQMAALCTPENVVWCDGSQEEWDTLTQLLCDNGTFTRLNPEKRPNSFLARSTTSDVARVEERTFICTKRPDEAGPTNKWADPLEMRKLLTDKFTGSMKGRTMYVIPFCMGPPDSPLAKIGVQVSDSAYVVVNMRIMAHMGSQVLKRLEDECSGAVPKKRDGHAQYIKCLHSVGAPLSAGEKDVPWPCNDDKYISHFVDTREIMSYGSGYGGNALLGKKCLALRIASNIAREHRWMAEHMLILGLHAPDGSTTYVTAAFPSACGKTNLAMLEPPKPYADKGWKTSIVGDDIAWLWPHEDGKLHAINPETGFFGVAPGTNWESNRIAMESMTENAIFTNVALTDDGDVWWEGLTKEAPAHLIDWTGQDWTPGCGRTAAHANSRFTAPAKQCPTIDPNWQNPEGVPIDGVIFGGRRATTMPLVYQAFNWSHGVYVGATMGSEMTAAAAGTIGKVRRDPMAMLPFCGYNMGAYFGHWLEMQRYLTHLPRFFHVNWFRKDAEGKFMWPGFSENMRVLEWIVKRCKGAAAGHETQIGWIPDYANFNIEDLEDFSQEDFEKVMKFDRLEWRAELVSQGELFIDLYDHLPKELIFQRELLAARLV comes from the coding sequence ATGAACACACAAGGAACCTCCTACAAAGAACTACAGATATGGGTCGACCAGATGGCCGCCCTATGCACCCCGGAAAACGTAGTCTGGTGCGACGGATCCCAGGAAGAATGGGACACCCTCACCCAACTCCTCTGCGACAACGGCACATTCACTCGCCTGAACCCGGAGAAACGACCTAATTCCTTCCTCGCACGCTCCACCACATCCGATGTCGCCCGCGTTGAGGAACGCACGTTCATCTGCACGAAACGCCCGGACGAGGCCGGCCCGACCAACAAGTGGGCGGATCCGCTGGAGATGCGGAAACTCCTGACCGACAAGTTCACCGGCTCGATGAAAGGCCGCACGATGTATGTGATCCCCTTCTGCATGGGGCCGCCGGATTCCCCCCTCGCCAAGATCGGGGTGCAGGTTTCCGACAGCGCCTACGTGGTGGTGAACATGCGTATCATGGCGCACATGGGATCCCAGGTGCTGAAACGGCTCGAGGACGAGTGCAGCGGGGCGGTTCCGAAGAAACGCGACGGCCACGCCCAATACATCAAGTGCCTCCACTCGGTGGGCGCACCCCTTTCCGCCGGGGAAAAGGATGTACCGTGGCCCTGCAACGACGACAAATACATCTCTCATTTCGTCGATACCCGCGAGATCATGTCCTACGGCTCCGGATACGGCGGCAACGCCCTGTTAGGGAAAAAGTGCCTCGCGCTGCGCATCGCATCGAACATCGCCCGCGAGCACCGCTGGATGGCCGAGCACATGCTCATCCTTGGCCTCCACGCGCCCGACGGCTCCACGACCTACGTCACCGCCGCTTTCCCATCCGCCTGCGGGAAGACCAACCTCGCCATGCTGGAACCACCCAAACCCTACGCGGACAAGGGCTGGAAAACCTCCATCGTCGGCGATGACATTGCCTGGCTCTGGCCGCATGAGGACGGGAAACTCCATGCCATCAACCCCGAGACCGGATTCTTCGGCGTCGCGCCCGGCACCAACTGGGAGTCTAACCGCATCGCCATGGAGTCGATGACCGAGAACGCGATCTTCACCAACGTCGCCCTGACAGACGACGGCGATGTCTGGTGGGAAGGGCTCACCAAGGAGGCCCCCGCCCACCTCATCGATTGGACAGGCCAGGACTGGACGCCCGGCTGCGGTCGTACCGCCGCCCATGCGAACTCCCGCTTCACCGCCCCGGCGAAGCAGTGCCCGACCATCGACCCCAATTGGCAGAACCCGGAGGGCGTCCCCATCGACGGCGTTATTTTCGGCGGCCGCCGCGCCACCACCATGCCGCTCGTCTATCAGGCCTTCAACTGGTCCCACGGAGTCTATGTCGGCGCGACCATGGGCTCGGAAATGACCGCCGCCGCCGCCGGAACCATCGGCAAGGTCCGCCGCGATCCGATGGCCATGCTGCCATTCTGCGGCTACAACATGGGCGCCTACTTCGGCCACTGGCTCGAAATGCAGCGCTACCTCACCCACCTCCCCCGCTTCTTCCACGTGAACTGGTTCCGCAAGGACGCCGAAGGGAAATTCATGTGGCCCGGCTTTTCCGAGAACATGCGGGTGCTTGAATGGATCGTGAAACGCTGCAAGGGAGCCGCCGCCGGGCATGAGACCCAGATCGGCTGGATCCCGGACTACGCGAACTTCAACATCGAGGATCTGGAGGATTTCTCGCAGGAGGATTTCGAGAAGGTGATGAAATTCGACCGCCTCGAGTGGCGCGCCGAACTCGTTTCCCAGGGCGAGCTGTTCATCGACCTCTACGACCATCTGCCCAAGGAACTCATCTTCCAGAGGGAGCTGCTGGCGGCCAGACTTGTCTAG
- a CDS encoding DNA gyrase/topoisomerase IV subunit A, with amino-acid sequence MSNEPDQHASLGSMYSDYFLDYASYVILERAVPHLYDGLKPVQRRILHSTDELDDGRYNKVANIVGNTMKYHPHGDQSIGAAMVQLGQKDLLIDCQGNWGNTLTGDNAAAPRYIEARLTKFALEVVFNPKTTTWLPSYDGRNKEPQTLPVKFPLLLAQGVEGIAVGLACKILPHNFNELVTAAIAHLRKEPFELVPDFPTAGIMDASEYRDGLRGGKVRVRARIEIEKKGILRITEIPFGTTTGNLMDSIVAAADKNKIKIQKIEDNTAAHADILVYLPAGADAENTRDALYAFTDCELSISPNAAVIVDGKPAFLGVSEILRRTTDLTKDLLRQELEIRLGELGDKWHFSSLEKIFIENRIYRDIEEAETWEAVLKAIDDGLKPFKKLLKREVSEEDLVRLTEIRIKRISKFNSFKADEEIKAIEDEIAEVEKNLKQLTRYTIRWYEQLGKKYGKDRQRLTEISSFDRVDRMQVVAATETLYLDAKNGFAGTSLKKEEALEKCSMLDDIIVFTAEGKMKVVKVADKFFVGPRPLRVAVFRKDEDLIYSMIYRDGKDGNVMAKRFTVGGVTRDKEYELTKGTKGSKVLYFKAHTTNEESSAQMLMIHMKSGLGLRNLIRPLHFAEYGIKGRGSQGNIVTKHPVEKILIAPKDYTP; translated from the coding sequence ATGAGCAACGAACCGGACCAACACGCCTCCCTTGGGTCGATGTATTCCGATTATTTCCTCGATTACGCCAGCTACGTGATCCTGGAACGCGCCGTCCCACACCTTTACGACGGGCTGAAACCCGTGCAGCGCCGCATCCTCCATTCCACGGATGAGCTGGACGACGGGCGCTACAACAAGGTCGCGAACATCGTGGGAAACACGATGAAATACCACCCGCACGGCGACCAGTCCATCGGCGCGGCCATGGTGCAGCTCGGCCAGAAAGATCTTCTCATCGACTGCCAGGGGAACTGGGGAAACACCCTCACCGGTGACAACGCCGCCGCTCCCCGTTACATCGAGGCGCGGCTGACGAAGTTCGCACTGGAAGTCGTCTTCAATCCCAAGACCACCACTTGGCTGCCCTCCTACGACGGCCGGAACAAGGAGCCGCAGACGCTCCCCGTGAAATTTCCGCTCCTTCTCGCGCAGGGCGTGGAGGGCATCGCGGTCGGACTCGCCTGCAAGATCCTGCCGCACAATTTCAACGAACTCGTCACCGCCGCCATCGCGCACCTGCGGAAGGAGCCCTTCGAACTCGTTCCCGATTTCCCAACCGCCGGAATCATGGACGCCAGCGAATACCGCGACGGCCTCCGGGGCGGGAAAGTCCGCGTGCGCGCCCGCATCGAGATCGAGAAAAAAGGCATACTCCGCATCACCGAAATCCCCTTCGGCACGACCACCGGGAACCTGATGGACTCCATCGTCGCCGCTGCGGACAAGAACAAGATCAAGATCCAGAAGATCGAGGACAACACCGCCGCCCACGCGGACATCCTCGTCTATCTGCCTGCCGGTGCGGATGCGGAAAACACCCGCGATGCCCTCTACGCATTCACCGACTGCGAGCTCAGCATCTCGCCGAACGCCGCCGTCATCGTAGATGGCAAGCCGGCCTTCCTCGGCGTTTCCGAGATCCTCCGCCGCACCACCGACCTCACCAAGGATCTGCTCAGGCAGGAGCTCGAGATCCGTCTCGGCGAACTCGGCGACAAGTGGCACTTTTCCTCGCTTGAGAAAATTTTCATCGAAAATCGCATCTACCGCGACATCGAAGAGGCGGAAACCTGGGAGGCTGTCCTGAAAGCCATCGACGACGGCCTCAAGCCTTTCAAGAAACTCCTCAAGCGCGAAGTCAGCGAAGAGGATCTCGTCCGCCTCACCGAGATCCGCATCAAGCGCATTTCCAAATTCAACTCCTTCAAGGCCGACGAGGAGATCAAGGCCATCGAGGACGAGATTGCAGAGGTCGAGAAAAACCTCAAGCAGCTCACCCGCTACACGATCCGCTGGTACGAGCAGCTCGGGAAAAAGTATGGCAAAGACCGCCAGCGACTTACCGAGATTTCCAGCTTCGACCGCGTGGACCGCATGCAGGTCGTGGCCGCCACCGAGACGCTTTATCTCGATGCGAAGAACGGTTTCGCGGGCACCTCTCTGAAAAAGGAGGAGGCCTTGGAGAAATGCTCGATGCTCGACGATATCATCGTTTTCACGGCCGAGGGGAAAATGAAGGTCGTCAAGGTTGCCGACAAGTTTTTCGTCGGCCCGAGGCCGCTGAGGGTAGCGGTTTTCCGCAAGGACGAGGATCTGATCTACTCGATGATCTACCGCGACGGGAAGGACGGGAATGTGATGGCCAAGCGCTTCACTGTCGGCGGTGTCACGCGGGACAAGGAATACGAACTAACCAAAGGCACCAAGGGCAGCAAGGTGCTCTATTTCAAAGCCCACACCACCAACGAGGAAAGCTCCGCCCAGATGCTCATGATCCACATGAAGTCCGGACTCGGCCTGCGCAACCTCATCCGCCCGCTGCACTTCGCCGAATACGGCATCAAGGGTCGCGGCAGCCAGGGGAACATCGTCACCAAGCATCCTGTGGAGAAAATCCTCATCGCCCCCAAGGACTACACGCCTTAG